Within Channa argus isolate prfri chromosome 4, Channa argus male v1.0, whole genome shotgun sequence, the genomic segment CGCAACGTAATAGGCCCAATTTATATTCCAACAAGTCTCCGTTCACTTGAGCTTTTTCTGCACCTCTttccttgcaaaaaaaaaaaaaaactccggTTATCATGACTCCAAACTCATCCCAGAGTTGAATGATAGGGCAGGGGACATGGACAGTGGGCAGTTCGCAGCAAAGCTCGTAGGTTGGCAAGGGCACCATCTGGCCAGCTTTGGTCCAGTGGCTTCTAGGTGGTGGTGGCATGAAGCCAGTGGGCATCTGAGTAGTGGTGGCACAGCAGGGCAGACTGGTCTTCCAGCTGGCTCCTAAATGTCCAATTTTCCTTGGCAGGGCTGAACCCTCTGCAACAGATGCCTTGACCCACAGGGAGTCCACTTCACTGCCTGTCCTATATTCACCATTAATGACCACACATATCACTGTGATTGTGGCAGGTGAAGCAAGGCGACAGACAAAAGTCGCTCTTAAGTAGAAAGCTTAAATTGATCAAAATGCATTAGCGAGCCATATATTGAGCAGtatgaatgtttttacattgCATTTGCAGTGATCCTCCATCCCTCAAATGGTTTGCAAAATTTACTCTGCTTTAATAGGATCTCTGTGGagagagtttgtttttttttttttgctcagagAGAACAGAAGCATGCAAGTACTAAAACATATTCATATGTCTGGACTTGGCAATTACCATTAGTGCGGTAAGTGGAGGAATactaacttcttttttttttttgcagcattgtAAACTCaccatttctttgtattttttagttttcagcATGTGCAGAATCAACTGAATCAACTGAAAAACAGACATATAGAGTCTCAGCCAGAAAAAGACATTCCATGCAATGCTCTAAAGATCCAGGTATATATACacctttgtttttcagttttagccAATACCCACCATTCATTAGGAAATGATTCACTCTGTTACACCTGTATACTGCAGTAAtttgacataaaacattttctgttatttctctCCAGATCtaataaattcaaatataaaCAACCATTAGCTGTGTCATGACTTTATTATAGCCCCTAGATAGTAAAAGAACTAAACTGGAAGAAGATTATAAAAATACTGTGCGTTGCTAGTTGTGCACATTAACGAAAAGTAAAACATACCATGACTTGAGAAAGCTGCGACTTAGTATAATTAAAAGACTTTGCAGCTATAAACCACCACTTGTTAGCACACATTAGTCACAGATTACGACACTGTAGAAAATGcaccaagaagaagaaatgttttgtgGAGCTTCCAGCTTCATCACGCACTCACCCACAACAGGCTGGAGCTTGCTCAGTTGTCATCTGCAGACAGAGACTTGAAGAAGCAGCCAAAAGCTGTGGACTAAGCCTGAAGTAGACCTTGAGTTATGAACAATcctaaaactattttaatatttcacctCAACTTTTTTGTCCTTCGTTTCCATTAACTGTAACAATAGTTTGGTATAAATTTTGTCAGCCCACACCAAACTTTCCAAGGTCAAGAACAAATGTTCACGCTTGAGCAAAAATTggtttaaataattgttttaatattcaCGCTCTCTTTGGTGCGATTGTACCTTCCCATGTGGGATGGGTCATTTGACGGACATCACTTAATTCAAATTAAGttacaatcttttttttaaactgcaatgtttaaatacaaaaacaaatggggtTCGTCTATTATAGCGGCACCTCAATCATTCAATTATTCACTGGATTTAAGACTTGAAATAACAACAGACTCCCTTTCTCCTACAGAGGAATATTAAGGCAGACATCATTATCACAAACCTGTCTTGGGACTTAGTCCTTCAAGTGAGTTGTTGGATGTGCTGAGAGACGTATACGAGCCACACGGTGCCCTGAAAGTATCAGAAACCTGCAGGAGAAATTAGTGATGGATTCTGTTTCCCTTGTGGCCACTGGGGACAGAAACAATCTCGGGCCTGGTGAAAGGACTGAGGGGGAAACCTACGAGCTGGCTGGGACTGACTGCACTGATAAATTTCACAGGGTCCATCACAGTCGCACAGCTGTCAGCACATAGTGATGGACTAGGCCAGGACATGATAGACTGATCTAATTGGAGGATAGCTGAAAGACAGTACGAGCTTCCAGTGAATCAGGAGCTACGGTTAGCATACGCAGGGGGAATTTTTCGGGTTCATTTAGAGCTGCAGGTAGCAGAAGtcattcttttatttactgATTTGGTGGTAAAAGATATGTGCATAGAGTAACTGGTGAATGATACAGAATATTTAATGAATGCCTccagaaagtaaaaaaagaaagaataagaaTCCTTTAAAGTTGACTAAAGGCAGAATGCCATCGATCATGAATGTGACCAACACAGATGCATCCACTGCATTCAGGAAGTAGTCAATACACCAGTAACTCAACATGGGCATCAGGGCTCCAACAacccacaaacatttttaaaaccctGGTTTTGATGTGTCTTCTCAATTACTGCATGGTCCTCCAAAAATCAATATCTCATTTCTCAGCCTAAAGTCAGACTTGGAGGGGAGGACTCAGTCAAACAGCTAATACACTCCGGCAAAGAGGTTTATTTTCCCAGACAAACAACAAGCAACAGTAAGAGCAGGTGTTCATACAGCAGCTTGGATTTCACGCAGtaggatttctttttttcatacttACCATTAAAAACATAGAGCTGATCCTCTTATTAGAGAAATCTTAGCAAATTGTGACTGTGTTTTGAAGGCAGTTACACCACATAGGGTCCATGGCCACTGGGGATGCACTGCTGCTGAGATTAAACTGGAGGTGTCACGATCACAGGTCTGTCTCTTTGTCATAAGGGGCCTATCAGGTGTAAAGAGCTGAAAGATTTATACTTCTTCTAAGATTATTTGGTTTAAATTGTTCATGGCCAAAAATAGTTGTTATGTTAACACCCGCATGTTACGTCCCTGTTAATAACTTCCCAACTCATCAGATTCATGTTTTGACCCATTGGGGGGGATAAACCCAGACCCCAGGGACTCACTTCTGTCTTATCAGCCAtcagtttttcttcctcagacCTTTTCGATCCAATCTATAACTCATTTACATGGATACAAGTTCTGTAAACAAATCCTGCTGgggaacaaaacacaaattcaaattGTTTCCTACCAGCATAAATCAAATAGCAGAcagcccccctccctccccccccgAGCAGGACACATACTAATCTGAGACGGGTGTCATGTGTATGCAGGCTACAGTTTCAAGTGTCCTTGTGAAGATGGTATCATTATTTCTCACATCGCCCATATTAATTGGGTCAGCAGCTGCAAGAAGCTTGACCTGTGCTGTTGCCTAGCAACCATTTCCCAagcatatagaaaaaaaaatgtaaactagaACTTTTCTCACTGGGAGTTACATAACGACAGCAGCCACCTTGTTCGAATATATTCTGATATTAAATCTCACAGTGGTCAGAACAAAATCgaaatgcatttcatttattagTAAGCCAAGgttgaacagaaaaaaagcacacagaacCGAAAGTAGTGTCTGATGTCCAGCACAACACAACGAAAATACTCTGAACAACAAAGAGGAAAGCCTCACTTTTAACCTAAACACATTACAAACATATTAGACCCCCTTCAAGAGGTTCTGGCCTTTGGTGAAACAAGAATATCTAATGGCTTCGTAGCGCTGTAATGTATTAAGGGGTAATTAGAGAACCAAGAGCTGCTAAGCAATAATGGTAAATAAATTGACCCCTTCATCGAATGGCCTTGGTCAGAAACAAGTCTAGTTGCAAACACCTACGCCTCCAGTGCACGCAGACAACGTGCACTATCACCTACAAAAACACCCTTTACAGACACAAATGAGCAACTCCGCCTCCTCAGTGTGCGCACATACACATGCAATTTCTGTATGGAGTCTGTGGTGTGACACCGGAATAATAATAGatttaatgtttacattatttatgTTGATTATAGTTACACTATTATAAAATCATTAATTAAAGGCGACATGAACTGTACATTAATACACCAATTTCCTTCCTATATAAAAttcacagttttcattttgtgtttgcttgaatGTAAAAACACCACCCactcaacagcagcagcagcagcaggagttCTGACTGCATTGATTCCCTTCAATAAAAAGCATCCGGCGAATCAGAGATCTATCTGCTGCCTCTTTGGATCAGTGTGTTTCCGCTCACACCTATAAATGTATAAAGTTCCCTTTAAATTCAAGTGATcagtaaattaaatttgtgTAAAGCACTAAAGACAGACCCACACATACcatgtttgatttgattttgcaaTTTTGCTTAAAAATTCTACAATTGATTTATCATTTAATGACACATCAATGATACATACTCATTAATTGCCAAATTGACTTTATATATTATCAGTATATATAAAGTAGTCTGAAATGGCTTGCAACAATTTATCAATCACCTGATTATTATTACAATGGTCTGTGGGGGCTATTCTGGTGACACACCCCAGCCTCCATATTCCTGTCAGGAGATGAAAGATGCATCTTTTTTTGGTAAACACAAGCAACAAAGCAGGTTACTTTGAAAGCAAATAAAGGTGAACCAGATTTTGTTGGGAGTGGGATGTTAGGAAGATAAAGGTTAGGTTATGTTTGGTGGTCCTCtctttttaagaaaatacatttccagGACAGTATAATGTATTACAGTGTGAGTGCAGAGGACATAATATCATTTCATTCTGACTAAAGATTAGTACTGTATATTACGCagcaatatttgtttaaaatactgtagCCTGTCTGGCGTCTTTGGTCACAAGTCTAAACTTGCATGAAAAACTATAATTATTAATAAGATGGAAACTAGGTTCatattgccaaaaaaaaaacaaaacaaaactggacaCTTTGTTGGaacaaaacaagacagtaaATACTTTCAAAGCCCATGTTAAGATAAATGCTGCAGGATtcagttgcattttttttttaaccgaataataagaataaataaatattttcatgtatttgCCATGACTGCAAAACTGCTTCTAGAGACGTTTAAGGTTTATCTACACATAAAGAAGCCCTGAGCTTTGGAGCAGAAGCCTCCCCTGCACTTCAATGACATGTTTATGCCAAGGGCAAAACCACCTTTCTGACTCTGTTGGTATTCAGCCCAGGTGCAGCAGCCACATAAGCAATCATGAGGTGGCTTGTTGGTTTGCCATTTCATCTCTactgattacatttattatctCCGCAACTAATATCAAGAGAGGAGATATGAATAGGTCATCAAAGTACATAGATTTTCATAATCATGTCATTTCAGCAAGAAcgatacatttaaaatcaagtGAGAGAGACATCACAccagaataaattaaaatgatagtCTGACGATTAAATGAGGTAACTGTATGTTATAAAagcatatattatatattaatagaGCAGACCATATCCAGGACAACTTCCATTCTGTTGCCCATAGTGGTAAAGACTGTCTGTATCTTAACATATGAAATATCAAGGCACTACTGTAGCTGTGACACTGGTGACGCGCAATAAAATCTGCCTGACTGCAGTGTCACGACTTTACAAATACTCCTCTTATTTAGGCACCAAAATAGTTTCCGTGACAAAATGGAATTACGAAAATGCTAATTCTTAGTAAGCACCGTGTCAATTAAAgtttgaaattatgtttgttaTAAGAACTGGTGCCGTCTTAGaggcttttaaaaacattagtttAGAAAAATATATTCGAATACAACTGCAAATTCCTTCGCGTTAGCTGCGGGAATAGCGCTTTGTCCCCTTGAATCCCTCGAACAGCTGTTTTGAACATGCTCCTGTTGCAAGCTCACCAGGGTTCTGCTCTCATGCAAGTCAAAGTCTCATCGGTTTGTAAGGTCACGGAGAAAGTTTGTGAACATCAAAAGAGACTGCTGGCTCCTCCTGCTCTGCACTGTCGATCACAATGCTCGGATGAGTCTCTTGGGTGTCCATGGAGATAGTAGAGTTTGTGGAGGGCGTTTGTCCAAAGTGTGGCCCATCCACTGAGAGAAGCATGCGTGTTCCTGAGCGTTTCAGACTCTCACTCATGCCCGCGTGCACCTCCTCCGGCGTCACCCCCATCTCCTTGCTGTACTCGGACGGCGACTTCCTCTTTATCCTCTCGTACGTCTTGACTTGACTTTCCGTGAACGTCTCGCTGTCCTGAAATCGCCCGAACAACCAAATGAAGAAGCCAAAGAGCACAAATGCCGCCAAGCTTGGGACGAAGGCCAGACATTTAATGTCCAGGCTGGCTCCAATGTAGCGGCTGTGGAGAAACATGTCGTGCTCCACGTAGCTCAGGTTGGTTCTGGGATTGATGTTGGTGCAGCGCCACACGTAGGTTAGTGTGCTGTGATTGAAGTCCTTGAGTGTTTCTGGCTCCTCCACAGTGTAGATCTTCTCACCAGGCCCCACATACTGACCATACTCATAGGGCTTGTAGAAGATCTGGTTCTTCCACATGTTAAGATCCAAAATCAGCACAAGGAAGATGATACCATAGTTAAACCACTTACCTGTAACAAGACACGGGACTTCTGTTAGATTACACACCATCCATCTATGACAGAACAGCAagcaataaacacacatgcaatgtCCAGATAATTTAACACCGAGGCAGATTGATGTACAACGCGAGTCTCCTCAGACAGACATACTGTCACTTTCATTTCTCAGGAGTCGCTCTCTCTTTGCATATAGCTCATGCATTGAGACAAATCGATCCATTTGCAGGTGCTACCTCCTCTACAGTATCGTCTAACGAGATCACTACATTATGATGAGACAGCCATCTCCGCAGGTTGACTGATAGCCGGCAGATGTCTCCCCTGGTATACGTGACATAGCTCCCTTCCTCTCCCCCAGATATGCTGTTAATAAGCTTTTAGTTAAACCAATCACGTCGAGCCAAAGCCATTTCCATAATGCTTAATGGATATGCAATGCATTAGGGTTAACAACCTTTCCCGAATCACTGAGCGTTTGAACAGCTTAACATTTAGCACGGGAACATTGGTTTTGCCTTCTTTTGATGGTTCTGAGTCACCGTGTGCACGTTGTGGAACAAAACGGAGAAACTGGGAGGACTgtaaaaatgggaaaaacacTCACACTCGGTGAGGACATTAAGACATGGAGATGTGAAGGATGATGACACACGCATCTCACACGACAGGAAGGAACATGAGGAACagggatttaaaaaacaaaaaacaaaaaacattgcagCGGTAGAGCCACCTGTGTGCCAATTCAGCTATGCATGTATTATAAATGCTGCGGTTTCACCATCAAACTATTTCCCCACAGAAGAAACTAGGAAACTAGAGCACACAGCATACTTACTATTCACAATTCAACACAGAAataggccaaagttatgtcccCCCTAGTGGACTTCCCTTTGCTATCAGTTTATGAATAGAGCTGTTTAGGAAAAACAGACATGCCCCTCTTGAACCAATGAAATGACCTTGTTCTTCATATGCAGCAGCAATGGCCGTGTCTGCTTGTACCTGTGATATGAATGTGGTACTCCTCTTTAAAGATACGCTTGCAGACAGGAAGCTTGACCTTCACGTGCGTCGTTGACATTCCTGGTAGATTCATATCCAGGTCGCCCATGAATTGAGGGAACTCCCAGTCCTGTAAGACACACACAATGCAGCAcatgtgggggaaaaaataaactttcaCTTCAGCTTCAGATGAAGAACACGGAACACGTGTGAAAAAAAGAGGCACTGACATGACAAATGTCAGCCATGGATCGTGCTTTATTAGATGTTGAACACTACATTGCATTTTCTCAGCTGATATTAAGTCTCTGTGGAGTCTCTCTTCATACACCGACGGGAGGTCAAACACGGTGCCAGCTGCTGTAGACACACAGTGGACTACtacactgtgtgtttacaggTCTGTCAAGTGTACTATTGTGCACTGGGATTTCAACACatcaaaacagatttaaaaagaaacccCAAACTGACATTCAGTGGCTGCCTGTGCCCTGTGGCAACACGGCTCTTTTTGCTAGTATGTGGATATAATCGGTGGCGAGTGGCTTCCAGTGAAAAGTCACAACCCCCCCCAATGCGATGCCCATGCAAAAAACATGGATTTCAAAAAACATCAACTTTTGATAGTCTAAGAAttttcgttttttttatttatttatttctacaaatatagcttttaaaagtgtttattaaGCTCAAGAGGTGAGATTTCCTCATCAGCTTCAGGTTGTGTGAACAACTTCCAGTAACATAATTATTGTATTGCCTTAAATTGTTTTCTGCCTGAACTGCCTTCAGGTTTTAACTATGAAATCTGTGGAGCTGGAGACATCTGCTTAAAAACACTCCATGTTCACTATTGGGCATTAATGGCAGTGTTGAATGTTATAGAAAATCATTTATAAAAACTACGCAAGTTAATATacttttttacttaagtaactgtcagttgcttcacattaaaaactgcaaataaaacatttaaataaagctcTAAACGAAGATCAAGTGAATGAAAATAATTGAGATTGATGGAGTGAgaacaatttttatgttttaaaattgtttttttcccctactGAGTTGACTAAATCATCTAGCAAATTAGCTTCTATCATCTCTATTatggggttaaaaaaaaaaaagacaaagacaaaaatgctaCAATCATACTCAGTTCCCTGAGTGTCTCTCTGCATGAAACTACCACATAACATGCCTGCAGTCAGGATATCGTGGCCCATTAATGAAGTCCTTTACTCCTCTTTCTTATCTGCAGTATCTGTTGCTATAGCACTAACAGCCCTGGCATTTAGCCATGCACCTCCCTCCCATAAATAATGAGGAAGCAGGCAGTGTATCCACACATCATTcccatactgtatgtgtgtacacacacacgtatatgtGCACACATAGGATACAGAAATCTCGCATACACCTGGAAAATTGTAAGAAACAgtagacacacaaaacactatctaaaaaagtaaaactgagcTTGGAGGAAAATCCAGACAGACATTAATTGGGGCATTAATTAGTTTGAGAACACCACCTCCTATCTTTTCTCATAGAGGTGAGAGATTAACTATGGCACCCTTTGTTAAAAGATGGAGATGGGGAGCTTTGGCTCTTGTACTGAGTGGTGAAATGTAGTGATGGCTGCCAGTGCACGTAACATcgcaaactaaataaaaatcatacaaaagtGTAGTTTGCAGAAAAGGAGAAGGGCCTGCCGTGAGCGAATCCACGTGGGTCTGGAATAGGGTACCACCTAgtcaaaggaagaaaaaataatCGTTGTGCACTTCATGTGACATCAGTTCTGTGGCTGGAAACGGGAGGTGATACAGTCAGGAAGTGGAAAAAGCTGGCCTCAGCAAGACACCAACATCTCTGCGAGGAAATCCTGGCATACTGTAGGCTGCGCAGTTTCTATATATCTGCATAATCACAATAATTGGGtaaatgaatgagaaaaacaCCACGGTTGAAGTAATTACTGCGGCCAGAGCAGCCAGAAGCGCTccttaaaataatgaattgtttCAATAAATAAGTCTAGAAGTCACTTTTAGTGGCACAGTTGTTCTCATACATATTACCATGGCAATTATAATGGTGTCCTTGCCAGGTTTCAGTGGAGAGCTGCATTTGTCACAGTAGAAGATGCCCTCCCATGGAACTGCATGGGAGAGCATTAGTAATTAGCATAATCAACAAAGTAGAAACATATATTTAGGGGGTTCCAAATATTAGTCTTGCAGTGTGCCCTCTAAAACCCACCAACATGGCCTGGTGAAATATGTTCATTAAGCTTTTGGAGGAGCCATGTTGAATTAGGCTCATAGTCAAACCACATACATGTTTGGCCTGCTGTTCTGGCTCCTGGCTGGTGgtgtgaaaaagaagaaaaacaccttttctctctctccttttattcTCAACACACAGTTATgagtccttttatttttatttttttggcccAGACAAATACATCTGAATATTCATGAGCCACTGACACAGGCTTTATTGATGTACATTTTCCTGTGGGAGGGAGGACActtggtgggaaaaaaaaaagatggggaGAAAGATAAAGTGAGAAAAACTCCAATCTTGTGAGTCatcattaaagaaaataaaccagCCCCACAGGGGAGTAGAGAAGGAAAGGGTGAGTTCATGTTTGAGGTCTGGGAAAGAAGGATGGAGGGACGGAAAGAGAGGAGTAAACAACAGTTTGCATATCTCTATGTGTGttagtatgtgtgtgcgtgcgcttGTGTCCATGCCAACTGAGAGTGATCAAACACCCCTCTCGCTGCTCTGTGCCGCAGTGCCCCCTTGATGAatggggagggaggggggaggaagGGGAACTGGCAAGATGGGGAGTGAAGTAAGCCAAGAAACCTCCCAGCTCTCCGaaccttatttattattttttaattggcCACTGGGGAACAGTCTACCTGCATGACAATGAGAAGGTCGAAGACCAGGATGAAGGAGGCTAGAAAGGCCCTGGAGACCTCATCGCTGGGCAGGAATCCTCGGTTCAGGTTGTCCCAGCTGATCCAGTCAGTACTGATGACCAGAACCACCACCGAAGTGAGAGAGATGAGCACTGTCCTATAAGGAGGGGGGGGGTAAATGGTGTcagaatgaagaagaagagagaggaaggaaaggggGAAAAACAGGGTATGAGAGGATGGAAGGGAGGAATGATGTAAAAAGGACAGGAGAGGAAAAGATAgagagaaaagtggagaaaaggaaatGATGGAGGCAAAAAGGGAGGTGAGAACAGAAAGAATGACTCACATTAAAAAGTACAAGACCTTGGAAAATTTCTaatcatatttacatgttttttttttccatctctagGAGGTGCACAGTTAATATTGTATATCCTGGAAGACTAAGAGCTCACCCACATCAAATACAAGGAACATAAATCAAAAAGTattcagtttgtctttttatgggCTCAATAATGTTTGGAAAAACAACTTTACCTGGATTTGAAAAATGGCAGCAGATAAAAACTTCCAGGAAGATGAAATCGGTGTCTGCTTGTCAATTCAGAAACTGTGCAATTCAAAACTGCTACCGCGTACATATTACCATATGCTTACATATTGAACATGAGCCAGTGTATTTAATTTACCTTCGTGCAGCCcgttctgtgtttttctgcgCTCTTTCACACAGAATTGTGTTTATTGTACGTTGCTGTAATTCTGGATTCAGTGTTTACTGAAAGAAATCTCCGCCATTTGAAAAGAGGCACAATGACAAAGGCTAGTATTATTCTCCAATGTGTATTTTGTCTCAATGTCACCCAGTGATTACTGTGCCATCGTGTGCATTCCCGTACCGCACATTGGCTGGCAGCATTGCAGATAGTGAGTGCCAGCTCTTATCCCATTTCAGTTAGGGAGATACA encodes:
- the tmem117 gene encoding transmembrane protein 117 isoform X3, which encodes MEHPESNMLDTGYYHWPVCWEVYIPPPALWPHMVTEYMGIRNESFMKIAAVGTWMGDFVTAWMVTDMMLQDQHYPDWGKAARSFWKQGNNRIVLFWTVLISLTSVVVLVISTDWISWDNLNRGFLPSDEVSRAFLASFILVFDLLIVMQDWEFPQFMGDLDMNLPGMSTTHVKVKLPVCKRIFKEEYHIHITGKWFNYGIIFLVLILDLNMWKNQIFYKPYEYGQYVGPGEKIYTVEEPETLKDFNHSTLTYVWRCTNINPRTNLSYVEHDMFLHSRYIGASLDIKCLAFVPSLAAFVLFGFFIWLFGRFQDSETFTESQVKTYERIKRKSPSEYSKEMGVTPEEVHAGMSESLKRSGTRMLLSVDGPHFGQTPSTNSTISMDTQETHPSIVIDSAEQEEPAVSFDVHKLSP
- the tmem117 gene encoding transmembrane protein 117 isoform X1, with the protein product MDTCFRYYFQHPWSRLIVAYLVTFFNFLIFAEDPVSHSQTEAHMIVVGNCFSFLFNKYPGLRWNILKVICWILAIITGLFAGKFIFHRQLFGRYLRLKMFREDHGSWMTMFFSTILFLFIFSHIYNLFLLMAGSMEPHMVTEYMGIRNESFMKIAAVGTWMGDFVTAWMVTDMMLQDQHYPDWGKAARSFWKQGNNRIVLFWTVLISLTSVVVLVISTDWISWDNLNRGFLPSDEVSRAFLASFILVFDLLIVMQDWEFPQFMGDLDMNLPGMSTTHVKVKLPVCKRIFKEEYHIHITGKWFNYGIIFLVLILDLNMWKNQIFYKPYEYGQYVGPGEKIYTVEEPETLKDFNHSTLTYVWRCTNINPRTNLSYVEHDMFLHSRYIGASLDIKCLAFVPSLAAFVLFGFFIWLFGRFQDSETFTESQVKTYERIKRKSPSEYSKEMGVTPEEVHAGMSESLKRSGTRMLLSVDGPHFGQTPSTNSTISMDTQETHPSIVIDSAEQEEPAVSFDVHKLSP
- the tmem117 gene encoding transmembrane protein 117 isoform X2, which gives rise to MFREDHGSWMTMFFSTILFLFIFSHIYNLFLLMAGSMEPHMVTEYMGIRNESFMKIAAVGTWMGDFVTAWMVTDMMLQDQHYPDWGKAARSFWKQGNNRIVLFWTVLISLTSVVVLVISTDWISWDNLNRGFLPSDEVSRAFLASFILVFDLLIVMQDWEFPQFMGDLDMNLPGMSTTHVKVKLPVCKRIFKEEYHIHITGKWFNYGIIFLVLILDLNMWKNQIFYKPYEYGQYVGPGEKIYTVEEPETLKDFNHSTLTYVWRCTNINPRTNLSYVEHDMFLHSRYIGASLDIKCLAFVPSLAAFVLFGFFIWLFGRFQDSETFTESQVKTYERIKRKSPSEYSKEMGVTPEEVHAGMSESLKRSGTRMLLSVDGPHFGQTPSTNSTISMDTQETHPSIVIDSAEQEEPAVSFDVHKLSP